One Nostoc punctiforme PCC 73102 DNA window includes the following coding sequences:
- a CDS encoding sugar transferase, protein MTLTSYVSSPANTRLPNIIRSLPILLLLGDIFGLLICLAIAQWLRLDQPLHWLNPLPYGFVCMTLAALYLADAYHPDRQIAGLRAPARIIVCNIAIAFFISALIYLSGIGKHNPISWRSVFLPSIGIFTIWAVILRVVAVKWVRSHALKSRWLILGAEDNAIKFAQKLLVLNPLGKLTVLAEENQTTIDLPKSNLSYQGNLSDLLQWSQESWSGVIVTAQINFSKSQAQQLMQMRLRGIPVYTLPDVYQTFWYKLPSLLLQDKWLAFSDGFNLMPGYFSMKLKRVVDLILILFLLVLVAPLLLLVALLIRLDSPGPVLYSQQRSGLYGKPFRVYKFRSMYQDAEKSGAQWASQRDPRITRIGYWLRLLRIDELPQIWNVLQGEMSLIGPRPERPEFDVKLKEAIPYYEVRYLVKPGITGWAQVMYPYGASIEDAYEKLSYDLYYIKNYSIWLDLAIAFKTIRVVLLGKGR, encoded by the coding sequence ATGACTCTTACAAGTTATGTCAGTTCTCCTGCCAATACTAGGTTGCCCAACATAATCCGCAGCCTACCGATATTGCTCTTGTTAGGGGATATTTTTGGGTTGCTCATTTGTTTAGCGATCGCACAATGGTTGCGTTTAGATCAACCCTTACATTGGCTCAATCCATTGCCTTACGGATTTGTCTGCATGACACTTGCAGCACTTTATTTAGCAGATGCGTACCATCCAGATCGGCAAATTGCAGGTTTAAGAGCGCCTGCTCGAATTATTGTTTGTAACATTGCGATCGCATTCTTTATTTCTGCCCTAATTTACTTGTCAGGTATTGGCAAACATAACCCAATATCGTGGCGGAGCGTCTTCTTACCTAGCATCGGGATCTTTACCATTTGGGCAGTAATATTGCGCGTAGTAGCAGTGAAATGGGTGCGATCGCACGCTTTGAAAAGTCGATGGTTGATACTAGGAGCAGAAGATAATGCCATTAAATTTGCACAGAAATTGCTGGTACTTAATCCTTTAGGAAAGTTGACTGTTCTAGCAGAAGAAAATCAAACAACCATAGACTTACCAAAAAGCAATCTGAGTTATCAGGGAAATCTGAGCGATTTGTTGCAATGGAGTCAAGAATCTTGGTCTGGGGTTATAGTTACAGCCCAGATAAATTTTTCCAAATCTCAAGCACAACAGTTAATGCAGATGCGATTGCGAGGAATTCCGGTTTACACATTGCCGGATGTTTACCAAACATTTTGGTATAAACTTCCTTCATTGCTGCTACAAGATAAATGGTTGGCTTTTAGTGATGGTTTTAACCTAATGCCTGGTTACTTCAGTATGAAACTGAAGCGAGTTGTCGATCTCATATTGATCCTCTTTTTATTAGTATTAGTTGCACCACTTCTGTTGTTGGTTGCATTACTAATTAGATTAGATAGTCCTGGCCCAGTATTGTACAGTCAGCAGCGAAGTGGGTTGTACGGTAAACCATTTAGAGTTTATAAATTTCGCTCCATGTATCAAGATGCAGAAAAGTCTGGGGCACAATGGGCAAGTCAACGCGATCCACGGATCACCAGAATCGGATACTGGCTACGTTTGTTGCGTATTGATGAATTACCCCAAATATGGAACGTCTTACAGGGTGAAATGAGTCTGATTGGGCCTCGTCCAGAACGGCCGGAATTTGATGTCAAACTTAAAGAAGCGATTCCCTACTATGAAGTCCGCTATCTGGTCAAACCGGGAATTACAGGCTGGGCACAGGTTATGTATCCATACGGAGCATCTATCGAAGATGCTTACGAAAAGCTTTCTTACGATCTGTATTACATCAAAAATTATTCCATTTGGTTGGATTTAGCGATCGCCTTCAAAACGATTCGAGTTGTTTTGTTAGGTAAAGGTAGATAA
- the galE gene encoding UDP-glucose 4-epimerase GalE — translation MKKKILVTGGAGYIGSHVVRQLGEAGYDVVVYDNCSTSSPASVLHGKLIIGDLVDTGHLYQVFAQHEFSAVLHFAASLIVPESVAHPLDYYANNTRNTLNLLRCCSVMGVNKFIFSSTAAVYGEVEENPVTELNPTQPINPYGRSKLMSEWLIQDYAAASSMRYVILRYFNVAGSEPRGLLGQMSPNATHLIRAACDAALKRKPEVRIFGTDFPTPDGTAIRDYIHVEDLATAHLDALDYLEKRGESQIFNCGYGQGYSVRQVIERVKAISGVDFPVIAAPRRPGDPACVEACADKIRRVLGWQPKHNDLDEIIDTTITWEKHKSNLARQKHLNMAYA, via the coding sequence ATGAAAAAGAAAATATTGGTAACTGGCGGTGCTGGTTACATTGGCTCCCATGTAGTTCGTCAATTGGGGGAAGCTGGTTATGATGTCGTAGTCTACGACAACTGCTCTACAAGTTCACCAGCATCCGTACTACACGGGAAATTAATTATTGGCGATTTAGTAGACACCGGGCATCTTTATCAAGTTTTTGCCCAGCATGAATTCAGCGCAGTCTTACACTTCGCCGCTAGTCTGATTGTTCCAGAATCAGTAGCTCATCCCCTCGACTACTACGCAAACAACACCCGCAACACTTTAAATTTGCTGCGCTGCTGTAGCGTTATGGGTGTTAACAAGTTCATTTTTTCCAGCACAGCCGCAGTGTATGGGGAAGTAGAAGAAAATCCTGTTACTGAGTTGAACCCTACACAGCCGATTAATCCTTACGGGCGTTCAAAGTTGATGAGTGAATGGCTGATCCAGGACTATGCGGCAGCATCTTCAATGCGCTACGTAATTCTACGTTACTTTAATGTAGCAGGTTCTGAACCACGTGGACTATTGGGGCAAATGTCTCCGAATGCCACTCACTTAATTCGGGCTGCTTGTGATGCGGCACTCAAGCGTAAGCCAGAAGTACGAATTTTTGGTACTGATTTTCCTACGCCTGATGGAACCGCAATCCGAGACTATATCCACGTAGAGGATTTGGCGACTGCTCATTTAGATGCTTTGGATTATTTAGAAAAAAGAGGTGAAAGCCAAATTTTCAACTGCGGTTATGGGCAAGGATACAGCGTGCGACAAGTTATTGAGAGAGTCAAGGCTATTTCTGGTGTCGATTTTCCCGTTATTGCCGCACCACGTCGTCCGGGCGATCCTGCCTGTGTTGAAGCTTGTGCTGATAAAATCCGTAGAGTTTTGGGTTGGCAACCAAAGCACAATGATTTAGACGAAATTATCGATACAACTATTACTTGGGAAAAACATAAGAGTAACTTGGCAAGACAAAAGCATCTAAATATGGCATACGCATAA
- a CDS encoding 2-phosphosulfolactate phosphatase: MIYNQSEFNLRCEWGSQGVAELAPISDVVVIVDVLSFSTCVEIATNNGAIIFPYAYRDESAIDYAKSVQAELASHRQRWTTTGYSLSPKSVAEIPAGTRLVLPSPNGSFLTLHTGNTLTLAGCLRNCQAVAQFAQKYGDKIAVIPAGERWKEDGSLRPAFEDLIGAGAILSYLDGSLSPEAEVAVATFQAFQQDLLGYLKKCSSGKELIEKGFELDVELSAAFNISNCVPLFKNNAYLNVEIF; the protein is encoded by the coding sequence ATGATTTACAACCAATCAGAGTTTAATTTACGCTGTGAATGGGGTTCACAAGGAGTTGCTGAACTTGCTCCCATTAGTGATGTAGTTGTGATAGTTGATGTTCTCTCTTTTTCTACTTGTGTAGAAATTGCCACCAACAACGGCGCGATAATTTTTCCCTACGCATATAGAGATGAATCAGCCATAGATTATGCCAAGTCAGTACAAGCAGAATTGGCAAGTCATAGACAACGTTGGACTACAACTGGATATTCTCTCTCGCCAAAATCGGTAGCTGAAATTCCTGCTGGAACCAGACTAGTTTTACCATCACCTAATGGTTCATTTCTGACTTTACATACAGGAAATACACTAACTTTGGCTGGTTGCTTGCGAAATTGCCAAGCTGTAGCGCAGTTTGCTCAAAAGTATGGCGACAAAATCGCTGTAATTCCTGCCGGTGAGAGGTGGAAAGAAGATGGTAGTTTACGTCCTGCATTTGAAGATTTGATTGGTGCTGGGGCAATTCTCAGTTATTTAGATGGCAGTCTATCACCAGAAGCTGAAGTGGCTGTGGCAACATTTCAGGCTTTTCAGCAGGATTTACTAGGGTACTTGAAAAAATGCAGTTCGGGTAAAGAGTTGATTGAAAAAGGTTTTGAGTTAGATGTTGAATTATCAGCCGCCTTTAACATAAGTAATTGCGTGCCTTTATTTAAAAATAATGCCTATCTAAACGTGGAAATTTTTTGA
- a CDS encoding class I SAM-dependent methyltransferase, with translation MSDSQTVSAAVAKLYNTYPFPPEALLDEPPPGYNWRWNWLAAHNFCTGQKPQKQDIRILDAGCGTGVSTEYLVHLNPQASVVGIDLSTGALDVAKERCQRSGANRVEFHHLSLFDVEQLPGEFDLINCVGVLHHTSDPIRGIQALAQKLAPGGLMHIFVYGELGRWEIQLMQKAIALLQGDKKGDYRDGVQVGRQIFASLPENNRIVKYEKQRWSLENHKDEHFADMYVHPQEIDYNIETLFELIDASGLEFIGFSNPSFWDLERLLSKAPELVERAKELSDRQLYRLIELLDPEVTHYEFFLGRPPLVKTDWSDDKALLAAIPELNPCIEGFPSQCFFNYNYQIVNLSEPEFEFMQKCDANSTVAEILADVQLGLDEVRKLLQQQLILLAPA, from the coding sequence ATGTCCGATTCTCAAACTGTTAGTGCTGCTGTTGCCAAACTCTACAATACCTACCCCTTTCCGCCGGAAGCCCTGTTGGATGAACCACCTCCAGGCTACAACTGGCGCTGGAATTGGCTAGCTGCTCATAACTTCTGCACAGGTCAAAAACCTCAAAAGCAAGATATTCGGATTTTAGATGCAGGTTGCGGTACAGGGGTAAGTACAGAGTACCTGGTTCATCTCAATCCCCAGGCTTCTGTTGTGGGGATTGATCTCAGTACTGGGGCTTTAGATGTAGCAAAAGAACGTTGTCAACGTTCTGGTGCTAACCGTGTTGAGTTTCATCACCTCAGCTTGTTTGATGTGGAACAGTTACCGGGTGAGTTTGATTTAATAAACTGTGTTGGCGTTTTGCACCATACTTCCGATCCGATTCGCGGTATTCAAGCCTTGGCGCAGAAGTTAGCCCCAGGCGGCTTGATGCACATTTTTGTGTACGGAGAGTTGGGACGCTGGGAAATTCAACTCATGCAAAAAGCGATCGCACTTCTGCAAGGTGACAAAAAAGGCGACTACCGCGATGGTGTCCAAGTCGGACGACAAATATTTGCTTCCCTACCAGAAAATAACCGAATTGTCAAATACGAAAAGCAGCGTTGGTCATTAGAAAACCACAAGGATGAACACTTTGCCGATATGTACGTTCATCCCCAGGAAATTGACTACAACATAGAGACGCTTTTTGAATTAATTGATGCTTCGGGATTGGAGTTTATAGGTTTCTCGAATCCGAGTTTCTGGGATTTGGAGAGGCTTTTGAGCAAAGCACCAGAGTTAGTAGAACGGGCAAAAGAATTGAGCGATCGCCAGCTTTATCGCCTGATAGAATTACTAGATCCAGAAGTAACTCATTACGAGTTTTTCCTTGGTCGTCCTCCCTTAGTTAAAACTGACTGGTCAGACGACAAAGCTTTATTAGCAGCGATTCCCGAACTTAATCCTTGTATTGAAGGATTTCCCAGTCAATGCTTCTTTAACTACAATTACCAGATTGTTAATTTATCTGAACCAGAGTTTGAATTTATGCAAAAGTGTGATGCGAATTCAACGGTTGCAGAGATTTTGGCTGATGTGCAACTAGGATTAGATGAAGTAAGAAAACTTCTTCAGCAGCAACTGATATTATTAGCACCTGCTTAA
- a CDS encoding ATP synthase subunit I encodes MCSHHNLAVLVSSLVSLSDESIAPTPTTQQDAKTDSGDTESGNSMQEFYQLFQRLLVITLVLTGVIFISVWIFYSLNIALNYLIGACTGVVYLKMLARDVEQLGSEKASLSKTRFALFIGVMIVATQWRELQILPIFLGFLTYKATLLVYMVQIAFLPDS; translated from the coding sequence ATGTGCAGTCATCATAATTTAGCTGTACTGGTTTCAAGTCTCGTGAGCTTGTCAGACGAATCAATTGCGCCCACTCCGACAACGCAACAAGATGCTAAAACTGATTCTGGAGACACAGAATCAGGTAACTCTATGCAAGAGTTTTATCAACTCTTCCAGCGATTGTTGGTAATCACGCTTGTCTTGACGGGGGTTATTTTTATCTCTGTGTGGATTTTTTATTCCTTAAACATTGCCCTAAATTATTTAATTGGGGCGTGTACAGGTGTGGTTTACTTAAAAATGTTGGCTAGAGATGTTGAGCAGCTCGGTAGTGAGAAAGCCAGTCTGAGCAAAACTCGTTTTGCTCTGTTTATTGGAGTCATGATCGTAGCAACTCAATGGCGTGAGCTACAGATTTTGCCCATATTTTTGGGATTTCTAACTTACAAAGCCACGCTCCTCGTCTATATGGTGCAAATTGCGTTCCTTCCTGATTCTTAA